The sequence tcccataatACTTGccaatttaattattatatttcttgGTTATTGTCAGTCTCTCTACAATAGAATGTAAATTCCACAAGGGCAAggatctagaacagtgcctggcatatattgttaaatttattctgtaAAAGACAGTTTATCCACAAATAACTTCACATGAATATCTCAAGTAGCTTTTACTATTACAGTAACCATTGCATCAGTTAGATATTTAATAGagccaaaaaatattaaagaaaaaaatttaaccatTGATTGAAAGTTTAGTAATGGACTAAAGTTATATAGATTTGTAAAACATTGGGCAAGTTACAGTCTCTTTTGGTCCAGAGtttgttttacaaaatgaaagaattaaatcaGTGGTTTCCAGACACTTGTTTGGGCTCTGTTTAAATCACATAGggcttttgtttaaaatatagattcctgTGCTGCAGTCCAGTTCTACTGAACTGAAGTCTGAATccctagaatatttatttttaagtggtgTCCCAGGTAATTCTTACATACAACAAGGTTTAAGAACCACTGTGATAGGATAATCTCCACATTTTCTTTAAGCATCAGAATACTGCAATTTGGTGTTCTGTAAATGAAATCTTGGTCTTTCTGAGTTGGGAAGATGAGTATTACGATTACACAAAACAATCAGTATGTATGTTCAGAGAAAGAATTGATTTAAAATCCACTTAAATTTACTTTGAAGTCACTATTATTGAAGTACTTTAAATTGGGGTAAGAGAATAGACCATGCAAAAGAAGAGCTCCAAGTTCTGTCACCAAAGTTTTGGTGGTCTggggtgaaaatatttttattaaaatttgtcCATAGCTGATGAAAATTCTTAAATTGGAGCTCTAAATATAGTCTAAATATAGTCAATAGTTGTAGATACTTGATAGGATCTCAAGAAACATCTAGTCCATAGCTCTCATTTGGTAGATAATAAAGATGAGGCTGAGAGCAGTGAAGAAGCCAATATTAATAGAACCCAAGTTTTCTGACATTAATATTCTTCCTGCTATACtagttaaaaatgttattttcaataTGTATCTTAACTGCTTACCTTCTTTAGACTACTAACTACTATTATAGTTACCTGGTATTTTCACTTAATCAGCAGAAAAGATTTTTAGCCCATAagatataatattagtttcactGGGTAAAGTACAGTAAAATGTTGACGGTAGTGGTGTCTAGAAAAAGGAACTATAGGTGGTTTTTTAACACTGTAATCAGTGTTAAAATCAGCTTTCTTAGATATTGGTTAAGGCAAGGATTTTACAGTTTTGTTAGTAATTTCTGTTTTGACAGATTATTTGGAGGCTTGGAAGTGAAATTCTTTATTATCATCCCAAAAGCAGTGTGGAGACTTTCAATACCTTTGCTGACCGGATGAAAAATATTGGTGTCATGAATTACTTGAAGGTGAGTATATAGGTTTTGTGAATTTACATCTGGGGCATTCATTTCTAAAACTGCTAGTCTCAGTGATGAGGTAGGTAATGTAAAAAGCATGAGAAACGGGGTAAGACACCTGGGTCAATAAGAGAAGCTGAAAGAAAGCAGCATCGTGAGAACCATTTACTTTTCCATTTCCTGTTGCCTACCACGTTGTCTGAGTGAAAGTATCTTCTCTTTGTGTATCTCTGGCTGCCAGAATCAGTCCTTCAGAGGTGGCAGTTGTGCTTCATTATGATGATGGGCCAAATTCTAATATGTTTACTTAAGTCAGTTGAGATCTCTGAGAATTGATGCTTTTGGAAAAGGGAAACAGCTAAACAAATTGGGAATTTGAAtacttgagaaaaaaattgtttccagctttgttgagatataattgacatatatcatgtaagtttaaggtgtaaaatgtgatgatttgatgcaTGGATATATTGCCAAATGTTTACCATAATGAGGTTAGTTAATGCCTCCATCCCCTCACATAactaccattttgttgttgttgttatggtgagAATGTTAAAGCTCTATCCTCATAGCAGTTTTCAAGTTAACAgtgctatagtcaccatgctgtacattagagccTCAAACTTACTCATCTTATGATTGAAAGTTTGTGtcctttgaccaacatttctccatttctctacCCCTCAGCCTGTGGCCAGCATTTTACTCTCTTTCTATGGGTCGGAtgtttgtagattccacataaaaatgagatcatacaatattacaattttctgtctgacttatttcactaagcataatgccctcagagCCCATCCATGTagtcacaaatggcaatatttcattcttttgtgtggctgaataatattccatcatgtgtgtgtgcgtgtgtgtgtgtgtgtgtgtgtgtgtaacattttccttatccattcttccatcagtgctcacttagattgcttccatgtctgggcttttgtgaatagtgctgcagtgaacatgggagtgcagatatcttgtCGAGATAGTGATTTCACCTTTGGATATATATGCAGAAGTGGATTGCTGactcatatggtagatctatttttaatttgtttgaggaacctccataccattctgcATAGTGGCTGGACCACTTTACATCCTGAAGAGAATGTACACCAGCAGTATACAAAGGTTCCTGtttatccacatcctcaccaacacttgttatctcttgtctttttgatgctagccattctgacaggtgtgaggtgatgtctcattgtagttttgatttgtatttccctgacagtgatgttgagcaccttttcatgtgcttgttggccatttgtgtatcttctttggaaaaatgtctattcaagtcctctgcccatttttaattgtaatgtgttttttgttgtgtttgctattgagttgtatgaattctttatatattttgggtattaaccccttatcagatacttgatttgcaaatattctctcctattcagtaggctgcattttcattttgttgatggtttcctttgctgtgcagaagctttttagtttgatgtagtcccacttgtttattcttgcttttattgcttgtacttttggtgtcacaccctaaaaaatcattgccaagaccaatatcaaggaatttttttctctattttcttctaagagttttatagtttcagatctTACctttaagtccttaatccattttgagttaatttttgtgagtggtgtaagttaggggtccagtttcattcttttgcatgtaaatatctagttttcccaacaacattcattgaagagactgtcctttgccctttgagtattcttggcttccttgtcaaatattaggtGACGATACAtggatgggtttatttctggactcccaGTTCTGTTCCACTTGTctgatgtgtctgtttttatgccagtaccatcctgttttgattactgtagcttggtaatatagattgaaatcaggaaatgtgatacctgtagctttgttctttctcaaggttgttttggctattcagggtcttttgtagttccatacaaattgtaggattatttttttctatttttgtaaaaaatgccattggtattttgatagggattgcattgaatctacagattgctttaggtagtaaggacattttcacaatattgactcttctgATCCATGTGTGAAAATGTTTCAATGTTTCTAATGTTTAGGTGGAACTTTCTCCTTTAATAAAAGccttatccaaaagaattgacacACTCCAAAATGTTATGACATCTCCCTCTCTCTGGTATATATGAGACTAAAAGCActttctcaataaaatttttaaatgctttgctttttaatttttttcagtgtctccaaacaaagttttattggaacattgCCACACCCATTCATCTCCATATTGTCAGTAGCTGCTTTTAGTAGGACAATGGCAGAGTTGTgatagagaccatatggcctgcaaagcctaaaatatttaccctctgttttttttgtttttacttttcctattttccaaatatttttatattgctgtaaaatatgtataacataaaatGTGGTATtctagccatttttaagtgtgtaattcagtggcattaattacattcacattgttgtgtaacccTCAGTAGTATTTCCAAAACTTTTGCATCACcccaaatagaaactctgtacccattaagcaataactcctcattccctcctcctcccaggccctggtaacctccgatctgttttctgtgtctatgcatttgcctattctaggtatttcatataagtggaattgtaTAATATATGTCCTTTTATGTTCTGCtgtttcgcttagcataatgttttcaagatttatccatgtgtTGGCATGTATCAGACTTTATCCCTTTCTGTGGCTTAATACaatataatattctattgtatgtatctgtgaaattttgtttatcctttcatctcttgtttggttgtttccaccttttggctattgtgaataacactgcagtgaacattggcgtgcaagtatctgtttgagttcctgctttcaattcctttggatatatacctaggactAGAACTGCTGGATCGTATTTTTTgtcatatatacaaatacatatattttatatatatatatatatatatatatatatataaaaagtatgTATGAAcatataattctatgtttaacttttttaggaCTCACCAAagtgtttcccatagtggctgtagcattttatattcccactgctctctaattttgaaaaatgatattACCTAGTTTAGgattcttttcagattttattaatttagGAAAAGTTTTTTGCTCCTTTTATGTGCCATGTTCTCCCTTATGATCTTATTTTCTGGTAGACCACATACATTACAAGTAGAAACTAAATGGAGGCAGCATATGGTTCTACTTCAGGAAGAATTTTGTAAGTGAACAATTGGAAAAAGGGAATAGTCTGCCTTGGTGTTGTGTGctcccattttcttctttcagggaGAAACTGGATAGCCATTTGATTGGGGAGGGAAGGTAGAGTTTTAAGTAAATTATTGGCTAGATCCTTTTAAGCTCATGGAATCTATTCAGTTGAAGTAAAGAAACCTGAGAGGAACCTTATTTCATACTCTGGAGTCTGAGGGTGGTAGTTAGGATAGGCAATAAAACATGTTTTGCtgttaacaattttaaaaacacctgCTGCTGTTTTCCAGACAATGTGCTAGCCGTGGTTCTTGCAGTAGGGGGAGACAGgcatgtaaatggaataaatggttATGGGTGCCATAGTAGAAGTGTACTGTACAGGGAGAAGACAAAGTGGAAAATGGTCGGCTCTCTGGAATTTTGGAAAGGGCTGGGATTGAATGAATTGGGGAGTcggaaaagaaagaagtgaggcTTGAGATGAGTCTGATAAAGCTAGTGGGTATTCACAGTGCATACTGCGGGAAAGAGTAGTCTAGCATGGCAGGAGATAATAAAGAGTTTAATAGCTCTGTGTCTAATGCTTTAGTTACTCTAAAAATCatgtgggtagaagccaggggaAGCTGAACTCTGTGTGCCATTTCTAAGGAGCTTAGATTTTTATTCTATAGGCAATGGGAACTGTTGAAGGATTTTACACAAATGACTAATGAGATTTCCTTGGCGGTCACGTGGAAGATGGATTAGCGGGGGCAGGATTAGAGACACCAGTTGAGAAATTATTACAGTAGTTTAAGATGAAGGTTTGAACTCTGACTCTGTTCAGATGATTAACTGTACTTCCCATTATTCTCCTCCTTAATGTCCTCCCTATTTGTATTACTCGTTCTTTgtgtaattattctttttttttaattgaagtatagttgctataTAATACtgtgtaagttacaggtgtacagtatagtgatttacaatttttaaagcttatactccatttacagttattgtaaaatattggctatattccctgtgttgtacaatgtatccttgtagcttattttacacatattagtttgtacctcttattaaGATTACCAcacctatattgcccctcccttcTGTGTGGAATTATTCTTATTGCTTCTCCTGTATCAGGCATACACTTTCCATTTGAACCAGTGCCATTCTTCAACACCCCTTATTAAGATGTTTTCTCTGAGTTTATAgaacatgtataaaataatttattgtctGCTATGGGGTAAACTAGGTATTAGGTGGTATACAAATatatcatctcacttaatcccCTTAATGCCCTTCAAAAAGGTTAATAATAATTGTTCCATATAAAAGAGGAGACTCACAAAGGGTGAGAGTAACTTACTCAGGTTTATGTAGCTTTAAAGTAGCATTTGAGCCTGGACTCTGTCTTCAACGTCCCTGTTCTTTTCACACTGCCTTCTGtttgtaagtttatataatttagttCTCATTTACATAATgataatttttcatttgtctttctgttagaTTGAAATTTTTGATAATGAGGACAATATTGCTCCAACATTTGTGTCCTACCAAGGTCTTAGCCTGAATGTATCATATATTTACTGAGCTTTTTGACTAAGGGTTATCTAATGACCTATATGACGGTGGGCTTTTTCTTATTATTGCAGATCTCCTTACAACATGCATTATACCTTCTGCATCATGGTATGCTTGAGGATGCGAACAGAAATCTCAGCCAGGCAGAGACATGGCGATACGGTGAAAAGTCGTCTTCTCAGGAAGTGTTAATCAACCTTATTCAGGCCTATAAAGGGCTTTTGCAGTATTATATTTGGTCTAAAAAGAAGATGGAATTGTCTCAGCTTGGTGAGTGAATATGAGTAATAAGTAGTAAGACTGACTCAGAGGGACAGAAGGGGTCTGGAGGAGTAATCTAATTCCCCTACTTCCAAGCTTGGCTTTATCCAGATAGTACAGAGAACAGACATTTCTGTGGATGTAAAATTCTTGATCATCCTTTATAAaatttctgatatttaaaaaaacttttcagaCATCAATTAGGTGATATATAGATTGAGTTCATGACCATTTTAGATTCACTGCTTTCTTCAACATGATTTCTACGATAGGTTACAAATTTTCTTCAGCAGGCATTATTGCATATAAGAAGCATTATTTCCTCTGTGTTTACAGTGGAGTTTAGTTTGTTTCATAATGTTGTTTCTTAAGAAAATACGTTTAAAGAGTAGGGCAAGATAATGTTGTTTCACTTCTGTATAAAGGTCAGAACAGACAGTTTTCTTGATTTACTGACCACCCCAAAAATTGACTATGTGTTCTTCTCAAACTGACTTTCCGTGGTGATGTCATCCTCTCCTGTCcctaaatttctgttctttggaGCTGTGTGATCATTCTCTgtactttttttcccttgtataGTTTTTCTCCATAACTCCTCTAGGAATGACCCCTTCCTTTCTATTTTCACATCCTCCACCCAAGTCTCAGTTCTGACATTTATCACGTCATTTGTGTTAAGCAGTGTTTCCTTACTGTCCTTATGTGATAGTATTTCCTTGGTCTCTGGGCATGTGGGCTCACTAATCTCAAAATTCCCTTCCtgtttcccatcttttttttttttatttttttgcggtacgcgggcctctcactgttgtggcctctcccgttgcggagcacaggctccggatgtgcaggctcagcggccatggctcacgggaccagccgctccgcggcatgtgggaccttcccgaaccggggcatgaacccatgtcccctgcattggcaggtggactctcaaccactgcaccaccagggaagcccctgtttcccaTCTTTGATCTCCCCCAAGACACTTCTGAAATGCTGTCTTCATCATGATAATATTGTGAGGCCTTTGTGCATTCTCCTCCTCTAGAATGCCATCTGCCCTTCAAGACTCATTAGACCCCGCCTTCTTTTACCTTAAGTCTAACATATCAGCTGCATGTTCAGCCTATATCATTTGACTCTTCACCTCTTGCTTTTTAGTCATTCTAAGATTTTtcatgtgtgttttttgttgtatCTCCCTGTCTAGACTCATCAGTCTTTTGAGGTCATATATCTGTCCTCTGTTTCTTTTGCTAACCTTGCCATAATGCCTGCCGTAAAGGCTTGCTGATACTGATTTAGGTAAGTTTTAAAGTCagtatttacttttcttcttacaCTTTAAGTAGAACTCAAGCAAATATATGATGATTAAAGCAGTTGGAATGTGGCATTTACACCATCACTCCCATGGATAGATAATTCAGTACCTTCTGCAGCTGACACTCTTCTGTAGCAACAAGAGATAAAGATGGGATAATATGTGGCGCTCTTTAGATGGTCTTTAACCTCATGTGTctgtttaatgagaaaaaaaagttagGACTAGTTCTGTATAACCAACTCATAAGAATGGAACATGTGAATGTATGCTCAGAGCTGGTTTGGGATTTTTCCTTGCTGCTGTGGCCTGTGCTCATTGGCTTTGATGCACTTGGTGGCTGGGAATCCCCTTCCATGGTAAATCCATACCTAACTTGTACTTACTCAGGGATCTTAACCACTTTTTTGAATATCATTTCATACCTACTTTCCTGTTACCACTTCATTTCCAGGCTCATATTGATATTTATTCAATTGACCCACTGGGAAGAGAATACCAATCcctgtttgggggtgggggctaCTTTTTTGGCCAAAAAGTGGCACTGGTACCAAAAAGTGTTTTGTGCTTCTATCAGCTGTTGCTTTCGAAAGACTGATTCTCTTTTTAAACCTTTAAGATGGTGAAATATATCCTGAAACAGTGTGTAAAACAAATGTCTGGTAGCATGGATAATTATAAAGCAAACATCCATGTAACTACACCCAGATTAAGGATCACAACATTGCTGACCCCCTAAAAGTTCCCCATGTGTGCCTAATCACACCTCCTCCCAGTGTCTCGAGAAGACTGTCCTGACTTTAAGGGTAATTactctcttgttttctttaaatacttttacCACTCAAGTATGTATCTGTAATTTAGTTTTGCCTATATCTCAGTGTCATATTTCGATTCacactgtatatattcttttgggGCCTTGCATATTTTGTTCAGCATTTAACATGTGTTCATATAGTTGAATTAGCTCTAGTTTGTTCGTTTTTATTGTTGTAAAACCATACATTGTATGATATTCATGcagtttatttattccttctatatattgatggccatttaggttgttaatagtttggggctattataattAATGCTGCTTTGAAATTCTTGGGCATGTGTAGtgatacacatatgtgtgtatttctaggagtagaattgttgtCACAGAGTATGTGTGCCTTCAGCTTTACTGTATAATAGGCTGAACTCTTTCCAAAGTggttaccaatttatattccactAGTAGTCTGATTTGGGCTttcttttgtctgtcttctcctcaTTATTTGTTATTGTCAGAGTTTTCATGTCACCCAATTTATTGGGTGTGGTAATCATGTTTTTTTAAGAACAACAGCTTTATTAAGAATTGAGATCTGATTCTTAATAtgattcacccacttaaagtatAAATTCAGTGGTTTGTGGAATATTCATAGTTGTGCATccattaccacaatcaattttagaacacttttatCATCCCAGAAAGAAACGCTGTAGCCATTAGCAGTAACTCTCGACTCTTCCCAGTTCCTCCtgtcctaggcaaccactaaactactttctgtctctagagaTCTATCTATTCTGGACAGTTCATACAATGGAGTCCTAAAATATGTAGGACTGACTTCTTTGttactgacttctttcacttagccttaTGTTTTTAAAGGTTcacccacattgtagcatgtaatggcacttcattcctttttatttattttatttattaatattccattgtatagatataccacatttatgTATCCATTATcgggtgatggacatttgggttgttctccgctttttggctattttgaataacgTTGCTGTGAACTTTTGAGGGACCTCTGGACTGTTttctttccaaagcagctgtgcCATTTTccgttcctaccaacagtgtatgaggaggGTACTAATTTCTCCATGTCCTTCCCAACGCTTGCCATTATCTGTCTTTGATATAGCTGTCCTgctgggtgtgaagtagtatcttgtggttttgatttgcatttccctagaggctaataatgttgagcatcttttcatgtgcttgtgggccatttgtatatcttctttggagaaatttgcATTCAGATCCTTTTCTCCTATTTTAATTGAATTActtattattattgagttgtaagagttctttatatattctaggtacAAGTCCCTTTTCAGATAGGTGTAGGATttggaagtgtttttttttctattctgtgggttatcttttttactttcttaggtGTTTTTTGAGtcacaaaaggttttaattttgatgaagttgtttgttttttcttttgttgcttgtgcttttgttgtcGCATCCAAGAAGCCTTTGCCTACTCCAAGGTCACGAAGATTTAgacatgttttcttctgagagttatatagttttacagttgttttctaattcattttgagttaatttttttatatcatGTGAGGTAAATAGGGGTTCAACTTTATCTTGCATGTGGgtattcagttgttccagcatatttattgaaaaggctattATTTTCCCACTGAATTGTCTTGGTACCCTTATCAAAAATCAGTTGCCCATATATGAAGTTTTATTTGTGGACTCTAAAttttcttccattgatctatatatatcCATACTTATGCCCATATCacagtcttaattactgtagctttatagtaactTTTGAGGTCACAGTGTGaatcctccaaatttgttcttctttttaaagattgttttggctattcctggtcccttgcatttccatatggatTATAGGATCAGCTTGTCATTTATGCAAACAAGCCAGCTGGGactttgataagaattgcattaaAGCTACAGATTAATTTAATaaatcttccaacccatgaacacaggatgtcttttccatttatttaggtcttctttaatttccttgaaCAATACTACTTTTCAGACTATAATTTTATGTCTCTTTTGTAAAATTGATACCTAAGTAGTTTAtcgtttttgatgctattgtaaatgacattattttcctaatttcatttttggattgttcattgcagGTGTATAGATATACAATTGACTATTGTGCGTTGATTTTATATTATGCAACTttcaactcatttattagttataataagtttttaatgtattcttaggattttccatgtacaagatcatgtcatctgcaagtagagatagttttacttcttcctttccaatctggacaTTGTTTGTATTGTTTCCTTGTTGAATTGCCCTGCCTAGAACCTCCATTATAATGTTGAATAGGAGTTGCAAGAGAGGACATTCTCTCTTGCATGCAGTCATTCACCATCAATTCTGATATTagttgtgggtttttcataagatgccctttatcagattgaagaacttccttcttttcctagGTGTTCAGTGTGTCTATCATGAAAGGttattgaattttgccaaatgctttttctgcaacaATTGAGATGGTTATGAGGTTTTTGTCATTATTCTGTTGATTTGGAATATTGTATTAATTGATTTCAGATGTTaaacaaccttgcattcctggaataggTCCCACTTTATGTGTTgctagattcagtttgctagtatcttgttgagaatttttgcatctatacttataagagatattggtctgtaattttcctgtgttgtctttgtctggttttggtatcagggtgattctgATCTCATAGATCAGTTGCGAAGtgttttctctctgtccttttttaGGGGGAGAGTTTGTGATGAATTAGTACTATACTTGAAGTGATTgttagaattcactagtgaagccatcAGGGTCTGAGCTTTTCTTGTGGGTAGGTTACTGAGTACTGATTCTGCAGAAGTCCTCAGTactgaatactttaaaaaatcttttgtctTTGGACAGATGAGGATGATTATGCTTACAACACAGCGTCCCAGAATATGCTCAACCACAGCTGGAAGACATCTATAAACCTTTGTGCATTGATTCAGATCCCTGGAGTTTGGGACCCTTTTGTGAAGAGTTATGTAGAGGTAAGTAAACTTTTCATAAGGTTTTATtagtttcattttgttataaGCTTAATCTTTATTGATCAGAAAGGAACTAAtggaaaaaattgtttaaaaattaaaagaatatgatGCTTCTTTTTGGTCTGAataagttttgtttattttaccaATATACTGTAAACGTTACTGTGTTTATTTTCACCGTTGGATAATGTGTCATGGCCAAATACAGtagtccctcagtatccatggatACTGAAGTCCCTTGCTTTTTGAAAGTTTCATTAGTGCTAAAGTGATAATTATGCTGTCCGAAGATAATCTCTGAAACCGTATGCTAGTGAATCTGGAAATTCCTGTGTCAGGACgggaaggaatgaaaggaaaggaattaTAATTCCTTATGCACTCCTTTTGTGGCTAAAGTTATGTAGGGCACTGAGGTTAGTTGCATCGTATGGTCTTTTTTTGGTCCTAATGTGCCCTACTTTGAAGACTTTATTTCTCATAGGAACACTTCTTATGTTGAAGTTGCTGCATTTTTCAGTAACGAAATATGATAAGGGAAAAATGGGAAACCATGTAGGCCTTTTTTATGATCTTCTGTGTTCTATGGAGGTTGTAACATATGCTGTTGGAAGCAAAAACTGGCATCACTATTGTTCCCTATATAGTAAATGCTGTTTTTCAGTTGTATGACTTTTTTTGTGCTCATCAATAAAGTTAAGTTGTACATGATATTTCATATAGCTATCTTACAGAATTTAGCTAAGAtatcatgacttattttatatagATGCTGGAATTCTATGGGGATCAAGATGGAGCCCGAGAGGTGCTTACCAATTACGCCTATGATGAAAAGTTCCCATCAAATCCAAACGCTCATATCTACTTATACaactttttaaagagagagaaggcaCCAAGAGAGAAACTGATAAGTGTGCTTAAGGTAGAGAATTTTTATGTCAGTGTTTGAACAGGGTTGGGGATCTACTTTAAGACATTCTTAGGTCACTGCTTCCCAACTTTCATGTTGTAACATCCAGAGAAAATGACAGTGTATGTATGGCACACTGAGGTAAAGACAGGAGGCTGCAGCCTCCCGGCAGACCCCCCATCACTACCATTCCCCCATCTTCTGCCCAAGTGAGACGGAGGGGAGAGGATCAATATTTCAGAAACTGTTTTGTCACCCTGGTTGGAAAGTTCTGCATTGCTTTTTTTTAGGAAATCATCTTTATTGAAATTTAACTTACATACaataaaacagatattttaaatgtacactGGGATGcatttttacaaatatatgcATCCATGTAACACCATAATAATTAAGAtattgaacatttccatcaccctagaAAGTCCCTCATTTCCCTTTGCAGCCAAGCCACCCATGTACTCTTGGCCCCAGGCagtcactgatctgttttctgtcactatagattagttttatctcttctagaatttcatataaatgaaatctgacagtatgtactcttttttttttttctttaggtctGGATTTTCTTGCTCAGtagaatgtttttgagatttatccatattaTTGTATCAGTAATTTGTTCCTTATTActgctgagtattattccatttttatacATTCActtcttgatggacatttgggttattttcactctttggctattatgaataccactgtgaacattcatgtacaagt comes from Delphinus delphis chromosome 1, mDelDel1.2, whole genome shotgun sequence and encodes:
- the TAF1A gene encoding TATA box-binding protein-associated factor RNA polymerase I subunit A isoform X2; amino-acid sequence: MSDFSEELIRPTTEDEQGEPRAPSGTGMCFPWLQKHIETIATGGKQEKDFAQTTSACLSLIQEALLKHQWQRAAEYMHSYFQILEDSDSNKRQIAPEIIWRLGSEILYYHPKSSVETFNTFADRMKNIGVMNYLKISLQHALYLLHHGMLEDANRNLSQAETWRYGEKSSSQEVLINLIQAYKGLLQYYIWSKKKMELSQLDEDDYAYNTASQNMLNHSWKTSINLCALIQIPGVWDPFVKSYVEMLEFYGDQDGAREVLTNYAYDEKFPSNPNAHIYLYNFLKREKAPREKLISVLKILYQIVPSHKLMLEFHRLLRKSGGILPGFKKSGTPGKTGGQAFTSATFGQKVIGRKIKL